A single Glycine soja cultivar W05 chromosome 14, ASM419377v2, whole genome shotgun sequence DNA region contains:
- the LOC114384108 gene encoding uncharacterized protein LOC114384108, whose amino-acid sequence MYDQLNDASQSTGQQLVGYITLLQCWIYEHFPNVHASVTDDGYDETSPRVCRWLTMKAYMKGLKASLYWTRIDALTIPDGELRWGPIVVTLRPERVVQQFGYVQTILPPPISVTLSYEDIDDRWMHYLDHLAAAGQVCLVLGQCSTDYMAWFFGISHPFITPTQAVDQPRHPPIPQHEAYVEPNIPEDAYEAIAKRLKRVLNLRMVTAGTELHNIMEDCLRIARGVTSDGNVYVRERRRWRTDHS is encoded by the exons ATGTATGATCAGTTAAATGATGCTTCTCAGAGCACTGGCCAACAACTTGTTGGTTATATTACTTTAttacag TGTTGGATATATGAGCACTTTCCTAATGTTCATGCGAGTGTGACTGATGATGGGTATGATGAGACGTCACCACGTGTCTGCCGGTGGCTTACTATGAAGGCTTATATGAAGGGATTAAAAGCTTCTCTGTACTGGACACGTATAGATGCACTGACGATTCCTGAC GGTGAACTTAGATGGGGTCCCATTGTGGTCACACTTCGACCAGAGAGGGTGGTGCAACAGTTTGGCTACGTTCAGACCATCCTTCCACCGCCTATTAGTGTCACCTTGTCATATGAGGATATCGACGACAGGTGGATGCATTACTTGGACCATCTAGCAGCTGCGGGACAAGTTTGTCTTGTGCTTGGGCAGTGTTCAACAGATTACATGGCCTGGTTCTTTGGGATATCTCATCCGTTTATCACACCTACACAGGCAGTTGATCAGCCCAGACATCCACCTATCCCACAACATGAGGCATACGTGGAACCAAATATCCCGGAG GATGCTTACGAAGCGATCGCAAAAAGGTTGAAGCGTGTGCTTAACCTAAGGATGgtcactgcaggcacagagtTACATAACATCATGGAAGACTGCCTCAGGATCGCTAGGGGTGTCACCTCAGATGGAAATGTTTATGTTAGGGAACGACGAAGATGGCGCACAGATCATTCATAG